A genomic window from Yoonia rosea includes:
- a CDS encoding sigma-54-dependent transcriptional regulator translates to MKQTVIFVDDEEELRHATSQTLMLADIPAVVLDKAELALAQISRGFEGVLVTDIRMPDHDGLWLMRKVLELDPEFPVILITGHGDVNLAVQSMREGAYDFIEKPFAPSRLVSTIHRALEKRRLTIENRALKREVGGRDKLEARLIGRSDAMVALRKQIRTIAATDADVLITGATGVGKDMTAHALHDLSARGPHPFVHINCAALPVDLVESELFGHEAGAFPGAMRARFGKFEFARKGTVFLDEIDSLPVSVQAKLLHAIQARQITRLGANDPVDLDIRIVAAAKTDLSEAVAAGQFRADLLYRLNVVTLHVPTLDQRRDDIPSLFLNLAAQAAARYSKPAPDVPADVLARMATQNWPGNVRELRNAADRFVLGLDPTVTTATETETQSLAQKMADHERALIMATLTAQGGSLKQTYEALGLSRKALYEKMQKYGLSKADADQSG, encoded by the coding sequence ATGAAACAGACCGTGATCTTTGTCGATGACGAGGAAGAGTTGCGCCACGCGACCAGCCAGACGCTGATGCTGGCCGATATTCCTGCGGTGGTTCTTGATAAGGCGGAACTGGCGCTGGCACAGATCAGCCGTGGCTTTGAAGGGGTCCTGGTGACGGATATCCGCATGCCGGATCACGATGGTCTTTGGCTGATGCGCAAGGTGCTTGAGCTTGATCCCGAGTTTCCGGTGATCCTGATCACGGGGCATGGCGATGTGAACCTTGCGGTGCAATCCATGCGCGAGGGGGCCTATGATTTCATCGAGAAGCCCTTCGCGCCTTCGCGGCTGGTGTCAACGATCCACCGCGCGCTGGAAAAACGGCGGCTGACCATCGAGAACCGCGCGCTCAAACGCGAGGTTGGCGGGCGGGACAAGCTTGAGGCGCGATTGATCGGGCGCTCGGATGCAATGGTGGCTTTGCGCAAACAGATCCGCACAATTGCCGCCACAGACGCCGATGTGCTGATCACAGGTGCGACCGGTGTCGGCAAAGACATGACCGCCCATGCGTTACATGATCTGTCTGCCCGTGGCCCCCACCCTTTTGTCCATATCAACTGCGCTGCCCTGCCCGTCGATCTGGTGGAAAGCGAACTATTCGGGCACGAGGCCGGAGCCTTTCCGGGTGCGATGCGGGCCCGCTTCGGGAAATTCGAATTTGCCCGCAAGGGCACGGTATTTCTCGATGAGATCGACAGCCTGCCCGTCAGCGTACAGGCGAAACTGCTTCATGCCATTCAGGCGCGACAAATCACGCGATTGGGGGCGAATGATCCGGTTGATCTTGATATCCGCATCGTTGCTGCCGCAAAAACAGATTTGTCAGAGGCTGTTGCTGCAGGCCAATTCCGCGCGGACCTGCTTTACCGGCTGAACGTCGTGACGCTGCATGTGCCAACGCTGGATCAGCGGCGTGACGATATCCCGTCACTCTTTCTTAATCTCGCGGCCCAAGCTGCGGCGCGCTACTCAAAACCAGCCCCCGATGTGCCTGCGGATGTTCTGGCACGCATGGCCACGCAAAACTGGCCGGGCAATGTGCGCGAGCTGCGCAATGCGGCGGATCGCTTTGTGCTGGGACTTGATCCGACAGTGACAACCGCGACAGAAACCGAAACGCAATCGCTCGCCCAAAAGATGGCCGACCACGAGCGCGCGCTGATTATGGCAACCCTGACCGCGCAAGGCGGCAGCCTCAAACAGACCTATGAGGCGTTGGGGCTGTCGCGCAAAGCCCTCTACGAGAAGATGCAGAAATATGGACTGTCCAAGGCCGACGCAGACCAAAGCGGCTGA
- a CDS encoding TAXI family TRAP transporter solute-binding subunit — MKFAALIATTALTATTAFAAGHEDRTGWPESFTVGTASQGGTYFAYGSGWANLVAEELGLTGGGEVTGGPMQNMALVHTGDAQFGMTTMGPAAESIAGTNPIAPGLQMTNACAMFPMYQTPFSVTTLASSGITSIADIPDGARIGFGPAGSTSDTYFPLMMEELGVNFERRNGGWGDLGGQLQDGLLDVIAFAAGVPVPAVSQLEVQTDVNIIEFTEEEQAAIMAAFPVSEFDIAADTYTTLEAPARSVSMWNFAIANCDLPASFVKAAVDVVMSDNERMVNIHRAARSTLPENWTKNAGVLPWHPGAAEWFIENAGADIPADQIFGN, encoded by the coding sequence ATGAAATTTGCAGCGCTTATCGCGACAACTGCTTTGACAGCAACAACAGCTTTTGCCGCCGGTCACGAGGACCGTACAGGCTGGCCAGAGAGCTTTACCGTTGGGACAGCATCCCAGGGCGGCACCTATTTTGCTTATGGTTCCGGCTGGGCCAACCTGGTGGCCGAAGAGCTGGGCCTGACAGGCGGCGGCGAAGTAACCGGTGGCCCAATGCAGAACATGGCGCTTGTGCACACTGGTGACGCGCAGTTCGGCATGACAACAATGGGTCCAGCGGCTGAATCCATCGCCGGTACCAACCCGATTGCACCAGGTCTGCAAATGACCAACGCCTGTGCGATGTTCCCGATGTACCAGACACCGTTCTCGGTGACGACACTTGCCTCTTCCGGCATCACATCGATCGCGGATATCCCTGATGGCGCACGTATCGGTTTTGGCCCTGCTGGTTCAACATCCGACACATACTTCCCGCTTATGATGGAAGAGCTGGGTGTAAACTTCGAGCGCCGCAACGGCGGTTGGGGCGACCTTGGTGGCCAGTTGCAGGATGGTCTGCTGGACGTGATCGCCTTCGCAGCCGGTGTGCCTGTGCCTGCTGTTTCCCAGCTGGAAGTGCAAACTGACGTGAACATCATCGAGTTCACCGAAGAAGAGCAAGCAGCAATCATGGCGGCCTTCCCGGTCTCTGAATTTGACATCGCAGCTGACACATACACAACACTGGAAGCACCGGCGCGTTCGGTTTCCATGTGGAACTTTGCAATTGCAAACTGTGACCTGCCAGCATCCTTCGTCAAAGCCGCTGTGGATGTCGTCATGTCCGACAACGAGCGTATGGTGAACATCCACCGTGCCGCCCGTTCCACACTGCCAGAGAACTGGACAAAGAACGCAGGCGTTCTGCCTTGGCACCCAGGTGCAGCCGAGTGGTTCATTGAGAACGCTGGCGCTGACATCCCTGCCGACCAGATCTTCGGTAACTAA
- a CDS encoding TRAP transporter permease yields MTTDKTLDDQTEGPVLAEGVDEEPVEHNRRIFTGRTYLVIAGMSAFYALFHMAALNGWSISGWTGINIPFLPVFPMETWNFRIVHVAGALILGFTLYSARAFPDEDADTHSPLDYLAYVALLPALYACWTALGFAADIQGGVMWNGMDEGIRNAEIYHYGYPLIAATIAGIVLGWLRPRVRGTIAPADLLLSVCGIAVAMYLITIFGTLMRNATGTPFAPIGMSIAAVAGTALIMELTRRVAGMALIVIAGIFLVYVFVGDLLPGFLNAPDITWQRFFSQVYTDAGILGPTTAVSSTYIILFIIFAAFLQASKVGDYFVNFAFAMAGRARGGPAKVAIFASGLMGMINGTSAGNVVATGSLTIPLMKKVGYKPTTAGAVEAAASTGGQIMPPIMGAGAFIMAEITGIPYTDIAIAAIIPAILYFVSIYFMVDFEAAKLGMRGMREDELPKLKDMVRRVFLFLPIIILIAALFMGYSVIRAGTLATASAAVVSWFTPYRMGLRSVTKAFELAGIMSIQIIAVCACAGIIVGVISLTGVGARFSSVLLNIAEANQLLALFFAMCIAILLGMGMPTTAAYAVAASVVAPGLVQLGIPLLTAHFFVFYFAVVSAITPPVALASYAAAGISGANPMATSVASFKIGISAFIVPFMFFYNGAILMDGTWLEVIRAGITAVFGVFLLSSGVQGWWVGNRAALPIRIGLMIVALCMIAGGWLTDLIGIGGAVALYLMAKLSQPKVTA; encoded by the coding sequence ATGACAACCGATAAAACACTGGACGATCAAACCGAAGGCCCCGTTCTGGCCGAAGGCGTTGACGAAGAACCGGTTGAGCATAACCGGCGGATCTTTACCGGCCGGACATATCTGGTCATCGCCGGGATGTCGGCGTTTTACGCGCTGTTTCATATGGCCGCTCTGAATGGTTGGTCAATCAGCGGCTGGACCGGAATCAATATACCCTTCCTTCCTGTTTTCCCGATGGAGACGTGGAACTTTCGCATCGTCCACGTGGCCGGTGCGCTGATCCTTGGCTTCACGCTCTATTCCGCGCGCGCCTTTCCTGATGAGGACGCCGATACACATAGCCCACTGGATTATCTGGCTTATGTGGCTCTGCTTCCTGCCCTTTACGCCTGTTGGACCGCCCTTGGGTTCGCCGCGGACATTCAGGGTGGTGTCATGTGGAATGGCATGGACGAAGGGATCCGCAACGCGGAAATCTATCACTATGGCTATCCACTGATAGCGGCGACAATCGCAGGGATCGTCCTAGGCTGGCTGCGTCCCCGCGTCCGCGGGACAATTGCCCCTGCCGATCTGCTGCTAAGCGTCTGCGGCATCGCGGTTGCGATGTATCTGATCACGATCTTCGGCACATTGATGCGCAATGCGACCGGGACGCCCTTTGCGCCCATCGGTATGAGCATCGCCGCGGTTGCCGGCACTGCCCTGATTATGGAACTGACCCGCCGTGTGGCCGGCATGGCGCTGATCGTCATCGCGGGCATCTTTCTGGTCTACGTTTTTGTGGGTGACCTGCTGCCGGGCTTCCTGAACGCCCCCGATATCACGTGGCAGCGGTTCTTTAGCCAAGTCTATACCGATGCCGGTATTCTTGGGCCAACGACGGCTGTGTCCTCGACCTATATCATTCTGTTCATCATCTTTGCCGCTTTCCTGCAGGCGTCCAAAGTCGGCGACTATTTTGTGAACTTCGCTTTTGCGATGGCTGGCCGCGCACGCGGCGGCCCTGCGAAAGTGGCGATCTTTGCCTCCGGCCTGATGGGGATGATCAACGGCACCTCGGCGGGGAACGTTGTGGCGACAGGGTCGCTTACGATCCCGCTGATGAAAAAGGTGGGTTACAAACCAACAACGGCAGGCGCTGTTGAGGCGGCCGCTTCAACCGGTGGTCAGATCATGCCGCCGATCATGGGTGCCGGTGCCTTCATCATGGCCGAGATAACGGGTATTCCCTATACCGACATCGCTATTGCCGCGATCATTCCTGCAATCCTCTACTTTGTGTCGATCTACTTCATGGTCGATTTCGAGGCTGCCAAACTGGGCATGCGCGGGATGCGCGAAGATGAACTGCCGAAACTGAAGGACATGGTCCGCCGCGTCTTTTTGTTCCTGCCGATCATCATTCTGATTGCCGCACTCTTCATGGGCTATTCGGTCATCCGTGCGGGCACGCTCGCCACGGCATCGGCCGCGGTGGTCAGCTGGTTCACACCGTACCGGATGGGCCTGCGGTCGGTTACCAAAGCGTTTGAGCTTGCCGGTATCATGTCGATCCAGATCATCGCGGTCTGTGCTTGTGCCGGTATCATCGTGGGTGTCATCTCGCTCACCGGTGTTGGCGCGCGCTTCTCGTCCGTGCTGCTGAACATTGCCGAAGCCAACCAGCTGCTGGCCCTGTTCTTTGCCATGTGTATCGCGATCTTGCTGGGCATGGGCATGCCAACAACGGCGGCCTACGCTGTGGCGGCATCCGTGGTGGCACCGGGCCTTGTGCAACTGGGTATCCCGTTGCTGACGGCGCACTTCTTTGTGTTCTACTTCGCTGTTGTCTCTGCCATCACGCCACCTGTGGCCTTGGCCAGTTATGCGGCGGCGGGTATTTCGGGGGCGAACCCGATGGCCACGTCCGTCGCATCGTTCAAGATCGGCATCTCGGCCTTCATCGTGCCCTTCATGTTCTTCTATAACGGTGCGATCCTGATGGATGGGACATGGCTTGAGGTGATCCGTGCCGGCATAACAGCGGTATTCGGGGTCTTCCTGCTGTCCTCGGGTGTGCAAGGCTGGTGGGTTGGCAATCGCGCCGCACTGCCGATCCGGATTGGCCTGATGATTGTCGCACTTTGCATGATTGCAGGGGGCTGGCTGACAGACCTGATCGGGATAGGCGGCGCCGTTGCCCTGTATCTGATGGCCAAGCTGTCGCAGCCCAAAGTCACGGCATAG
- a CDS encoding calcium/sodium antiporter codes for MIELSTYELFVLAAGAMAFGIYLLIKGGDWTVDAAVFVAERTGLSPLFIGATIISFGTSVPELFTSVTANLQGYPGIALGNVLGSNVANILLVLGATAFVFQVTARPKDLIKDLCMMLLATGIMAFGMLTGGFNQILGLVMFAILASFVFYQYKTDSIPLEEDDDDDDTPSITTMKGAIVILLAGLAALGVGSELLVKGAVQTGSAIGVPEAIIGLTVVAFGTSLPELSTCIAAARKQSVGLILGNIIGSNTFNILSIIGLTAVIAPLDVDPVLLGADLWITVGVAVLFTLWMLTVGRLNRTAGIIMMAAYVIFVAAQYLTP; via the coding sequence TTGATTGAACTCAGCACCTATGAGCTTTTTGTCCTTGCCGCTGGCGCCATGGCCTTCGGCATCTATCTCTTGATCAAAGGTGGTGACTGGACGGTCGATGCCGCCGTCTTTGTCGCCGAGCGCACGGGGCTGTCGCCGCTTTTTATCGGGGCGACCATCATCTCTTTCGGCACGTCGGTGCCGGAACTTTTCACCTCGGTCACCGCGAACCTTCAGGGTTACCCCGGCATTGCATTGGGCAATGTCCTTGGGTCGAATGTTGCGAATATCCTCTTGGTTCTGGGCGCCACGGCTTTCGTGTTTCAGGTGACGGCGCGCCCCAAAGACCTGATCAAAGACCTTTGCATGATGCTTTTGGCCACGGGCATTATGGCCTTTGGTATGTTGACCGGCGGATTCAACCAGATCCTTGGTCTGGTCATGTTCGCCATTCTCGCATCCTTCGTGTTCTACCAGTACAAAACGGACAGCATCCCGCTCGAAGAAGACGACGATGACGACGACACCCCCAGCATCACCACGATGAAAGGCGCGATTGTCATTCTTCTGGCAGGTCTTGCAGCACTGGGTGTCGGCTCGGAATTGCTGGTGAAAGGGGCCGTGCAAACCGGTTCGGCTATCGGTGTTCCAGAAGCGATTATCGGCCTGACTGTTGTTGCTTTCGGCACCTCCCTGCCTGAGCTTTCGACCTGTATCGCCGCCGCGCGCAAGCAATCCGTGGGCCTCATCCTTGGCAATATTATCGGCTCCAACACCTTTAACATCCTGTCAATCATCGGCCTGACCGCCGTCATCGCGCCATTAGACGTCGACCCGGTCCTGCTTGGCGCGGATCTCTGGATCACAGTGGGTGTGGCGGTTCTCTTCACGCTGTGGATGCTTACCGTCGGCCGTTTGAACCGGACCGCCGGTATTATCATGATGGCCGCCTATGTGATCTTTGTCGCGGCACAATATCTGACGCCATAA